One genomic region from Aliarcobacter cryaerophilus ATCC 43158 encodes:
- a CDS encoding ABC transporter ATP-binding protein: MNIIEFENIDVGYDEKVVLKNINLKIKSGEHFAILGANGSGKSTLMKLIQSQIHPRHTKEFKKEIFGKSRYSIFELKKELGIITNDLHNYFEKEGGYLSGFEVVLSGFYSSIGIFTHQDFTKEQIQKALEVIDFLEIIDLKDKKVSSMSTGQLRKCIVARALIHDPKAFVLDEPTVGLDIKAQINFIKILQKISLKSTIILVTHHLEEIFPEIKNVALIYNNTIFKIGKKENILNSENLSTIFDIKIEVKQKNKRYYIETIL; this comes from the coding sequence ATGAATATAATAGAGTTCGAAAATATCGATGTTGGATATGATGAAAAAGTTGTTTTAAAAAATATAAATTTAAAGATAAAAAGTGGTGAACACTTTGCAATTTTAGGTGCAAATGGAAGTGGAAAATCAACTTTGATGAAACTAATACAATCTCAAATCCATCCAAGACACACAAAAGAGTTTAAAAAAGAGATTTTTGGAAAAAGTAGATACTCAATTTTTGAATTAAAAAAAGAGTTAGGAATAATCACAAATGATTTACACAACTATTTTGAAAAAGAAGGTGGATATTTATCTGGTTTTGAGGTAGTTTTAAGTGGATTTTATAGCTCAATAGGAATATTCACACATCAAGATTTTACAAAAGAGCAGATACAAAAAGCTCTTGAAGTTATTGATTTTTTAGAAATTATTGATTTAAAAGATAAAAAAGTATCATCTATGAGTACAGGACAACTTAGAAAATGTATCGTAGCTCGTGCTTTAATACACGATCCAAAAGCTTTTGTACTCGATGAACCAACTGTTGGACTTGATATAAAAGCACAAATAAATTTTATAAAAATATTACAAAAAATATCACTAAAATCAACAATTATTTTAGTAACTCATCATCTTGAAGAGATATTTCCAGAGATAAAAAATGTAGCTTTAATTTATAATAATACAATTTTTAAAATTGGCAAAAAGGAGAATATTTTAAATAGTGAAAATTTAAGCACAATTTTTGATATAAAAATTGAAGTAAAACAGAAAAACAAAAGATACTATATTGAAACTATTTTATAA
- a CDS encoding DUF748 domain-containing protein, protein MKALKIISYLILSLLFLYIISGFFLLPYIAKKEIIKNLDEILITKTKIEKIYFNPLTLNLEINGFSLLDEKDQEILGLKNLFIDFRALKSIEKKHFHIKNILLEGIYLNIIEEEKGVFNLASLIKQTETKEEETKHKEVEKLIDFLVSKIVLKDTNIDFTSFTDKKKYNLHLKDINYTIYDFGTFKNSLSSNNLEFKLNENTDVKISGGLKIDPFIAYGKITISNLKIKELLDFDKSLFNFELNPEANINLALNYNIDTTNDFNLFLNSEIFEINDLKLKQNQKEIVRLNKLDLKYFSFDLNNQELNFKDLYLNDLYVNMILDKSGVNFTNLLKEKKYEKEIQHNTQENNVNNKPWKINFENTNINANFDFDDILNNAKLNIKDIKVKTSNINIVDDKINIKGANLLTLNTKYLDNKNKINISSSKTDLTHDDIFINGSKVEILNSSLKKDKITFEDEKLKIKITTNSLGLDLQKLSIFDEISFDLSNIKINNLVLEDKNNNISLSSKNSNLKINNFLLDKQNNISINKSELYDTNVNFFDSNSSFDIKTKKTNLKISNFNLKKDVITIGQILLKEPKIDILNIESKLKIEAKNINLDLNKLVSKENLFRIDRTNLNNPHLSIILPKNIQAKGEIEKNSIKKEEVDKKVENKKTTKLNLGPINIKNMILDFEDKNLPIPFKTTISKLTGAVSAVKNRANSTSNLEIKGVVDDYGVAKITGIVNPNDIKILTDINMKFQNISMKNFTPYTAKFIGRTIKDGKLELDLNYNISESNLKAKNSIIIKKLELGDKIESEDAVSLPLDLAITLLEDSSNTIDLNLPVSGNVDDPEFSIAAIVWKAFVNLITKAITAPFSLIGSLFNFSEDEINSVDFNLKESEITPIQQETLDKIAIILNSKKEFAISFSPSFDEKNEKEKIANQRALNIQKYLIEEKSIDKKQVVLEKDIKKSSSNIDLSLKEIKE, encoded by the coding sequence ATGAAAGCCCTAAAAATAATATCTTATTTAATACTTTCACTACTATTTTTATATATTATAAGCGGGTTTTTTCTTCTTCCTTATATTGCAAAAAAAGAGATAATAAAAAACTTAGATGAAATTTTAATTACAAAAACAAAAATTGAGAAGATATATTTTAATCCTCTAACTTTGAATTTAGAGATAAACGGTTTTTCGCTTTTAGATGAAAAAGATCAAGAAATTTTAGGTTTAAAAAATTTATTTATTGATTTTAGAGCTTTAAAATCAATAGAAAAGAAGCATTTTCATATAAAAAATATTTTACTTGAAGGTATTTATTTAAATATTATAGAAGAAGAAAAAGGAGTTTTTAACCTAGCAAGTTTAATAAAACAAACAGAAACAAAAGAAGAAGAAACAAAACATAAAGAGGTAGAAAAACTTATTGATTTTTTAGTTTCTAAAATAGTTTTAAAAGATACAAATATAGATTTTACAAGTTTTACAGATAAAAAAAAGTACAACTTACATCTAAAAGATATAAACTATACTATATATGATTTTGGAACATTCAAAAACTCTTTATCCTCGAACAATTTGGAATTTAAATTAAATGAAAATACAGATGTAAAAATATCAGGAGGTCTAAAAATTGACCCTTTTATAGCTTATGGAAAAATTACTATCTCAAATTTAAAAATCAAAGAGCTTTTAGATTTTGATAAATCACTTTTCAATTTTGAATTAAATCCTGAAGCAAATATTAATCTTGCTTTAAATTATAATATAGACACTACAAATGATTTTAATCTCTTTTTAAATAGTGAGATTTTCGAGATAAATGATTTAAAATTAAAACAAAATCAAAAAGAGATAGTAAGATTAAATAAACTAGATTTAAAATATTTTTCATTTGATTTAAACAATCAAGAGCTAAATTTTAAAGACTTATATCTAAACGATTTATATGTAAATATGATTTTAGATAAGTCTGGAGTTAATTTTACAAATCTTTTAAAAGAGAAAAAATATGAAAAAGAGATACAACATAATACTCAAGAAAATAATGTAAATAATAAACCATGGAAAATAAATTTTGAAAATACTAATATAAATGCAAACTTTGATTTTGATGATATTTTAAATAATGCAAAGCTAAATATTAAAGATATAAAAGTAAAAACTTCAAATATAAACATAGTAGATGATAAAATAAATATCAAAGGTGCTAACTTATTAACTTTAAATACAAAATATCTTGATAATAAAAATAAAATAAATATTAGTTCAAGTAAAACAGATTTAACTCATGATGATATTTTTATAAATGGCTCAAAAGTTGAAATATTAAATTCATCTTTAAAAAAAGATAAAATAACATTTGAAGATGAGAAATTAAAAATTAAAATAACTACAAATAGTTTAGGTTTAGATTTACAAAAACTATCTATTTTTGATGAAATATCTTTTGATTTATCAAATATAAAAATAAATAATTTAGTTTTAGAAGATAAAAACAATAATATATCTTTATCTTCTAAAAATAGTAACCTCAAAATAAATAACTTTTTACTAGATAAACAGAATAATATATCTATAAATAAAAGTGAACTTTATGATACAAATGTTAATTTTTTTGATTCAAATAGCTCTTTTGATATAAAAACAAAAAAGACAAATTTAAAAATCTCAAACTTTAACTTAAAAAAAGATGTAATAACTATTGGTCAAATATTATTAAAAGAGCCTAAAATAGATATTTTAAATATAGAAAGTAAACTTAAAATTGAAGCTAAGAATATAAATCTTGATTTAAACAAACTAGTTAGCAAAGAGAATTTATTTAGAATCGATAGAACAAATTTAAACAATCCTCATCTATCTATAATCCTACCAAAAAATATTCAAGCAAAAGGTGAAATAGAAAAAAATAGTATAAAAAAAGAAGAAGTTGATAAAAAAGTTGAAAATAAAAAAACAACAAAACTAAATTTAGGTCCAATTAATATAAAAAATATGATATTGGATTTTGAAGATAAAAACCTTCCAATTCCTTTTAAAACAACAATTTCAAAACTAACTGGAGCAGTTTCAGCAGTAAAAAATAGAGCAAATAGTACTTCAAACCTTGAGATAAAAGGGGTTGTAGATGATTATGGAGTTGCTAAAATAACAGGAATTGTAAATCCAAATGATATAAAAATTCTAACAGATATAAATATGAAATTTCAAAATATATCTATGAAAAATTTCACACCATATACAGCAAAATTTATTGGTCGAACAATTAAAGATGGTAAGCTTGAACTTGATTTAAACTACAATATTAGCGAGTCAAATCTAAAAGCAAAAAATAGTATTATTATTAAAAAACTAGAGCTAGGAGATAAGATAGAAAGTGAAGATGCAGTATCTTTGCCTTTAGATTTGGCAATTACACTTCTTGAGGACAGTTCAAATACTATTGATTTAAATCTTCCTGTTTCTGGAAATGTAGATGATCCAGAATTTTCTATCGCTGCAATAGTTTGGAAAGCATTTGTAAATCTTATTACAAAAGCTATAACAGCACCATTTTCACTTATTGGAAGCTTATTTAATTTTAGTGAAGATGAGATAAATAGTGTAGATTTTAATTTAAAAGAGAGCGAAATAACTCCTATACAACAAGAGACTTTGGACAAAATAGCTATTATTTTAAATAGTAAAAAAGAGTTTGCAATTAGTTTTTCTCCTTCTTTTGATGAAAAAAACGAAAAAGAGAAAATTGCTAATCAAAGAGCTTTAAATATTCAAAAATATTTAATTGAAGAAAAATCAATAGATAAAAAACAGGTTGTTTTAGAAAAAGATATTAAAAAATCATCTTCAAATATTGATTTAAGCCTAAAAGAGATAAAAGAGTAA
- a CDS encoding hemolysin family protein codes for MLLTALILVLMNGFFVLSEFAIVKVRRTKLEEFVKQGRKSAVLALKMSNSLDTYLSATQLGITFSSLALGWIGEPALARLIESNVSFLANNPVLLHTISFTIAFSIVTFLHVVFGEIVPKSIAIAKAEIMVLYIARPLYIFWLIFYPLIRFFDIVAAAVLRALGVKPATEHELAHSEEELRIIVNESFKGGHIDSVESEIIKNAVDFSETVAKEIMTPRKDMICLNSEKSFEENIKRVTSTKHTRYPYCHGGKDNIVGMVHTRDLLNNALENKEIDISKLVRPIIMVPENTSISSILTRMNKSRIHLALVVDEYGGTSGLITMDDIIEEIIGETTDEHDPKNETIKKIDENKYELDGMVNIEKVEEILDINFDDDKVSVTIGGRIFNLIGRLPIAGETIEDKDCIYKIIEVGSNRIKRILCEKRVQE; via the coding sequence ATGCTTCTTACCGCACTTATATTAGTGCTAATGAATGGTTTTTTCGTGCTTTCAGAATTCGCAATTGTTAAAGTTAGACGAACAAAACTAGAAGAGTTTGTAAAACAAGGCAGAAAAAGTGCAGTTTTAGCACTAAAAATGTCAAATTCTCTTGATACTTATTTAAGTGCAACTCAACTTGGAATTACTTTTTCATCTTTAGCTTTAGGTTGGATAGGTGAACCAGCTCTTGCAAGGCTTATAGAGTCAAATGTATCTTTTCTTGCAAATAATCCTGTATTACTTCATACAATAAGTTTTACTATTGCTTTTTCTATTGTTACATTTTTACATGTTGTTTTTGGTGAAATTGTTCCAAAATCTATTGCTATTGCAAAAGCTGAAATTATGGTTTTATATATAGCACGTCCTTTATATATATTTTGGTTAATTTTTTATCCACTTATTAGATTTTTTGATATTGTTGCTGCTGCGGTTCTTAGAGCACTTGGAGTTAAACCTGCAACAGAGCATGAATTAGCTCACTCAGAAGAAGAACTTAGAATTATAGTAAATGAGAGTTTTAAGGGTGGACATATTGATTCTGTTGAGAGTGAAATAATAAAAAATGCAGTTGATTTTTCAGAAACTGTTGCAAAAGAGATTATGACTCCAAGAAAAGATATGATATGTTTAAATTCTGAAAAAAGTTTTGAAGAAAATATAAAAAGAGTAACTTCTACAAAGCATACAAGATATCCATATTGCCACGGAGGAAAAGATAATATTGTAGGGATGGTTCACACTAGAGATTTATTAAATAATGCTCTTGAAAATAAAGAAATTGATATTTCAAAACTTGTAAGACCAATTATTATGGTGCCTGAAAACACTTCAATATCTTCAATTTTAACAAGAATGAATAAAAGTAGAATACATTTAGCATTGGTTGTAGATGAGTATGGTGGGACTTCTGGACTTATTACTATGGATGATATTATTGAAGAGATTATTGGTGAAACTACAGATGAGCATGATCCAAAAAATGAAACTATAAAAAAAATAGATGAAAATAAATATGAGCTAGATGGTATGGTAAATATTGAAAAAGTTGAAGAGATTCTAGATATAAATTTTGATGATGATAAGGTATCTGTTACAATAGGCGGAAGAATTTTTAATTTAATAGGAAGATTACCAATTGCTGGAGAAACTATTGAAGATAAAGATTGTATTTATAAAATTATAGAAGTAGGAAGTAATCGTATAAAAAGAATATTATGCGAAAAAAGAGTACAAGAATAA
- a CDS encoding endonuclease MutS2: protein MENLIKKLDLNEYITNFSKLFAREKSIILEGDINIHYKIISELSNYNIKQPLMVQNLDSQLMHIQKQGILRVYEIYEFIKIINYFLYLKRFNFEGKLLEWMDKIVITNEILKICEYFDDKANLKEGVDEDFDNIKQAIYKNKEEIKQSLYKTINSSKIKPYLVDMQVHFINEQECLLVRGGFNHILSGSVIDRSNSGFFYVIPHSVSDLKQKQSDLKNKQEEILFRLCKEISHLFERNLLFLKFINKEFDKFDHYQARIFFSKIGDKNFILPSKKDENRLVDFCHPALSSPRPISIDFSKSVIMITGVNAGGKTMMLKSILSAIFLSKYLLPYNAHKSTVVSNFKSINAVLDDPQSVKNDISTFAGRMLEFSKLFEVKNAIVGVDEIELGTDSDEAASLFKVIIEDLIKNDIKIIITTHHKRLAALMASNPDVELIAALYDEENQRPTYQFLQGTIGRSYAFETALRYKIPAGVVKRAKEVYGEDKDRLNELIERSSELEKEYRQKISNLDSEIENYKRLTNNLKEQKESLDLHIYSEKSKLHKEYKDARDEAKKAIKAKLVSQSHQHLNVSHKIAKEIEVEKVQEQIELKVGDRVKYRSTKGTIVSIKGSKAFIENDMGMKVQVQLNDLSRSGNPPPKIPTKKAVVTIQKPETGNIKLDLHGQRAEEAIENLDKFLSDALLAGFEEVLVYHGIGSGKLAFAVKEFLKKHPRVKGFEDAHPSSGGFGAKVIKL, encoded by the coding sequence ATGGAAAATTTAATAAAAAAACTAGACTTAAACGAATATATCACAAACTTTTCAAAACTTTTTGCAAGAGAAAAATCTATAATACTAGAAGGCGATATAAATATTCACTATAAAATAATAAGTGAACTTTCAAACTATAATATAAAACAGCCTTTAATGGTACAAAATCTTGATTCACAACTAATGCACATTCAAAAACAGGGTATTTTAAGAGTTTATGAAATTTATGAATTTATAAAAATAATAAACTATTTTTTGTATCTAAAAAGGTTTAATTTTGAAGGAAAACTTCTTGAATGGATGGATAAAATCGTTATTACAAATGAGATTTTAAAAATTTGTGAATATTTTGATGATAAAGCAAATCTAAAAGAGGGTGTTGATGAAGATTTTGACAATATAAAACAAGCGATTTATAAAAATAAAGAAGAGATAAAACAGAGTCTTTATAAAACTATAAACTCTTCAAAAATTAAGCCATATTTAGTAGATATGCAAGTACATTTTATAAATGAACAGGAGTGTTTACTAGTTCGTGGTGGATTTAATCATATACTTAGTGGAAGTGTTATAGATAGGTCAAATTCAGGATTTTTTTATGTAATTCCACATAGTGTTAGTGATTTAAAACAAAAACAGAGTGATTTGAAAAATAAACAAGAGGAGATTTTGTTTAGACTTTGTAAAGAGATTTCTCATCTTTTTGAAAGAAATCTACTGTTTTTAAAGTTTATAAATAAAGAGTTTGATAAGTTTGATCACTATCAAGCAAGGATATTTTTCTCAAAAATAGGGGATAAGAATTTTATTTTACCTTCAAAAAAAGATGAAAATAGACTTGTTGATTTTTGTCATCCAGCTTTAAGTAGTCCAAGACCGATTAGTATTGATTTTTCAAAGAGCGTCATTATGATAACAGGTGTAAATGCAGGTGGAAAAACGATGATGCTAAAATCGATTTTAAGTGCGATTTTTTTATCAAAATATCTACTTCCATACAATGCACATAAAAGTACAGTTGTAAGTAATTTTAAATCAATTAATGCTGTTTTAGATGACCCTCAAAGTGTGAAAAATGATATCTCTACATTTGCTGGTAGAATGCTAGAATTTTCAAAGCTTTTTGAAGTAAAAAATGCAATAGTTGGAGTTGATGAGATAGAATTAGGTACTGATTCAGATGAAGCTGCTAGCTTATTTAAAGTTATAATTGAAGATTTAATAAAAAATGATATAAAAATAATTATTACAACTCACCATAAAAGATTAGCTGCTTTGATGGCTTCAAACCCAGATGTTGAGCTAATAGCAGCACTTTATGATGAAGAGAATCAAAGACCAACATATCAATTTTTACAAGGAACTATTGGTAGATCTTATGCTTTTGAAACAGCTTTGAGATATAAAATCCCAGCTGGAGTTGTAAAAAGAGCAAAAGAGGTTTATGGAGAAGATAAAGATAGATTAAATGAGTTAATAGAAAGAAGTAGTGAGCTAGAAAAAGAGTATAGGCAAAAAATATCAAATTTAGATAGTGAAATAGAAAATTATAAAAGATTAACAAATAATTTAAAAGAACAAAAAGAGAGTTTGGATTTACATATTTATAGTGAAAAATCAAAACTTCACAAAGAGTATAAAGATGCAAGAGATGAAGCGAAAAAGGCTATAAAAGCAAAACTTGTTAGTCAATCTCATCAACATTTAAATGTTTCACACAAAATAGCAAAAGAGATAGAAGTTGAAAAAGTACAAGAACAAATAGAGTTAAAAGTAGGTGATAGAGTTAAATATAGAAGTACAAAGGGCACTATAGTTTCAATTAAAGGTTCTAAGGCATTTATTGAAAATGATATGGGAATGAAAGTTCAAGTTCAACTTAATGATTTAAGTAGAAGTGGAAATCCTCCACCAAAAATTCCTACAAAAAAAGCAGTTGTAACTATACAAAAGCCAGAAACAGGGAATATAAAGTTAGATTTACATGGACAAAGAGCAGAAGAAGCTATTGAAAATCTTGATAAGTTTTTAAGTGATGCTCTTTTGGCTGGATTTGAAGAAGTTTTGGTATATCATGGAATTGGTTCTGGAAAATTAGCTTTTGCTGTAAAAGAATTCTTGAAAAAACACCCAAGAGTAAAAGGTTTTGAAGATGCACATCCAAGTAGTGGTGGATTTGGAGCTAAAGTTATAAAACTTTAG